A part of Strix aluco isolate bStrAlu1 chromosome 21, bStrAlu1.hap1, whole genome shotgun sequence genomic DNA contains:
- the RAB37 gene encoding ras-related protein Rab-37 isoform X3 produces the protein MEARAAGSGGAGYNEALLHKTILVGDSGVGKTSLLVQFDQGKFIPGSFSATVGIGFTNKVVAVDGVKVKLQIWDTAGQERFRSVTHAYYRDAQALLLLYDITSKMSFDNIRAWLTEIHEYAQKDVVIMLLGNKADVSSERAVRTEDGASLAREYGVPFMETSAKTGMNVELAFLAIAKELKQRAVQPPDEPRFQIHDYIESQKKKSSCCAFA, from the exons ACGATCCTGGTCGGAGACAGCGGCGTGGGGAAGACATCTCTGCTGGTCCAGTTTGACCAGGGCAAGTTCATTCCTGGCTCCTTCTCCGCCACCGTGGGCATTGGGTTTACG aacAAAGTGGTGGctgtggatggtgtgaaggtgaAGTTGCAG ATCTGGGACACAGCAGGACAGGAGCGTTTCCGCAGTGTCACCCATGCCTACTACAGGGATGCCCAAG ccctgctcctgctctacGATATCACCAGCAAGATGTCCTTCGACAACATCCGC GCCTGGCTGACGGAGATCCACGAGTATGCCCAGAAGGACGTGGTCATCATGCTGCTGGGCAATAAG GCTGACGTGAGCAGTGAGAGGGCTGTGAGGACAGAGGATGGAGCATCGCTGGCCAGG GAGTATGGGGTGCCTTTCATGGAGACGAGCGCCAAGACGGGCATGAACGTGGAGCTGGCTTTCCTGGCCATTGCCAA GGAGCTGAAGCAGCGCGCGGTGCAGCCGCCAGACGAGCCCCGCTTCCAGATCCACGACTACATCGAGTCACAGAAGAAGAAATCCAGCTGCTGTGCCTTCGCCTGA
- the RAB37 gene encoding ras-related protein Rab-37 isoform X1 yields the protein MCQEPPPETILVGDSGVGKTSLLVQFDQGKFIPGSFSATVGIGFTVMLLGDSGVGKTCFLLQFKDGAFLSGTFIATVGIDFRNKVVAVDGVKVKLQIWDTAGQERFRSVTHAYYRDAQALLLLYDITSKMSFDNIRAWLTEIHEYAQKDVVIMLLGNKADVSSERAVRTEDGASLAREYGVPFMETSAKTGMNVELAFLAIAKELKQRAVQPPDEPRFQIHDYIESQKKKSSCCAFA from the exons ACGATCCTGGTCGGAGACAGCGGCGTGGGGAAGACATCTCTGCTGGTCCAGTTTGACCAGGGCAAGTTCATTCCTGGCTCCTTCTCCGCCACCGTGGGCATTGGGTTTACG GTGATGTTACTTGGAGACTCGGGCGTGGGGAAAACCTGTTTCCTGCTCCAGTTCAAAGACGGGGCCTTTCTCTCCGGGACGTTCATAGCGACCGTGGGCATAGATTTCCGG aacAAAGTGGTGGctgtggatggtgtgaaggtgaAGTTGCAG ATCTGGGACACAGCAGGACAGGAGCGTTTCCGCAGTGTCACCCATGCCTACTACAGGGATGCCCAAG ccctgctcctgctctacGATATCACCAGCAAGATGTCCTTCGACAACATCCGC GCCTGGCTGACGGAGATCCACGAGTATGCCCAGAAGGACGTGGTCATCATGCTGCTGGGCAATAAG GCTGACGTGAGCAGTGAGAGGGCTGTGAGGACAGAGGATGGAGCATCGCTGGCCAGG GAGTATGGGGTGCCTTTCATGGAGACGAGCGCCAAGACGGGCATGAACGTGGAGCTGGCTTTCCTGGCCATTGCCAA GGAGCTGAAGCAGCGCGCGGTGCAGCCGCCAGACGAGCCCCGCTTCCAGATCCACGACTACATCGAGTCACAGAAGAAGAAATCCAGCTGCTGTGCCTTCGCCTGA
- the RAB37 gene encoding ras-related protein Rab-37 isoform X4, translating to MEARAAGSGGAGYNEALLHKTILVGDSGVGKTSLLVQFDQGKFIPGSFSATVGIGFTVMLLGDSGVGKTCFLLQFKDGAFLSGTFIATVGIDFRNKVVAVDGVKVKLQIWDTAGQERFRSVTHAYYRDAQALLLLYDITSKMSFDNIRAWLTEIHEYAQKDVVIMLLGNKADVSSERAVRTEDGASLAREYGVPFMETSAKTGMNVELAFLAIAKELKQRAVQPPDEPRFQIHDYIESQKKKSSCCAFA from the exons ACGATCCTGGTCGGAGACAGCGGCGTGGGGAAGACATCTCTGCTGGTCCAGTTTGACCAGGGCAAGTTCATTCCTGGCTCCTTCTCCGCCACCGTGGGCATTGGGTTTACG GTGATGTTACTTGGAGACTCGGGCGTGGGGAAAACCTGTTTCCTGCTCCAGTTCAAAGACGGGGCCTTTCTCTCCGGGACGTTCATAGCGACCGTGGGCATAGATTTCCGG aacAAAGTGGTGGctgtggatggtgtgaaggtgaAGTTGCAG ATCTGGGACACAGCAGGACAGGAGCGTTTCCGCAGTGTCACCCATGCCTACTACAGGGATGCCCAAG ccctgctcctgctctacGATATCACCAGCAAGATGTCCTTCGACAACATCCGC GCCTGGCTGACGGAGATCCACGAGTATGCCCAGAAGGACGTGGTCATCATGCTGCTGGGCAATAAG GCTGACGTGAGCAGTGAGAGGGCTGTGAGGACAGAGGATGGAGCATCGCTGGCCAGG GAGTATGGGGTGCCTTTCATGGAGACGAGCGCCAAGACGGGCATGAACGTGGAGCTGGCTTTCCTGGCCATTGCCAA GGAGCTGAAGCAGCGCGCGGTGCAGCCGCCAGACGAGCCCCGCTTCCAGATCCACGACTACATCGAGTCACAGAAGAAGAAATCCAGCTGCTGTGCCTTCGCCTGA
- the RAB37 gene encoding ras-related protein Rab-37 isoform X2 has product MSGPGGAAGSGTPPAGSGDPPMLPRDYELAGKVMLLGDSGVGKTCFLLQFKDGAFLSGTFIATVGIDFRNKVVAVDGVKVKLQIWDTAGQERFRSVTHAYYRDAQALLLLYDITSKMSFDNIRAWLTEIHEYAQKDVVIMLLGNKADVSSERAVRTEDGASLAREYGVPFMETSAKTGMNVELAFLAIAKELKQRAVQPPDEPRFQIHDYIESQKKKSSCCAFA; this is encoded by the exons ATgagcggccccggcggggcggcggggagcgggacccccccggcggggagcggggacccCCCGATGCTGCCCCGGGACTACGAGCTGGCCGGCAAG GTGATGTTACTTGGAGACTCGGGCGTGGGGAAAACCTGTTTCCTGCTCCAGTTCAAAGACGGGGCCTTTCTCTCCGGGACGTTCATAGCGACCGTGGGCATAGATTTCCGG aacAAAGTGGTGGctgtggatggtgtgaaggtgaAGTTGCAG ATCTGGGACACAGCAGGACAGGAGCGTTTCCGCAGTGTCACCCATGCCTACTACAGGGATGCCCAAG ccctgctcctgctctacGATATCACCAGCAAGATGTCCTTCGACAACATCCGC GCCTGGCTGACGGAGATCCACGAGTATGCCCAGAAGGACGTGGTCATCATGCTGCTGGGCAATAAG GCTGACGTGAGCAGTGAGAGGGCTGTGAGGACAGAGGATGGAGCATCGCTGGCCAGG GAGTATGGGGTGCCTTTCATGGAGACGAGCGCCAAGACGGGCATGAACGTGGAGCTGGCTTTCCTGGCCATTGCCAA GGAGCTGAAGCAGCGCGCGGTGCAGCCGCCAGACGAGCCCCGCTTCCAGATCCACGACTACATCGAGTCACAGAAGAAGAAATCCAGCTGCTGTGCCTTCGCCTGA